The following is a genomic window from Malus sylvestris chromosome 12, drMalSylv7.2, whole genome shotgun sequence.
GGCAATCATTTACCCTTCCGAAAAACAGAGGACAAAAAGAggagacaacaacaacaacaacaacaacaaagccttttcccactaagtgaggtcggctatatgaatcctagaacgccattgcgctcggttttgtgtcatgtcctccgttagatccaagtactctaagccttttcttagagtctcttccaaagttttcctaggtcttcctctaccccttcggccttgaacctctatcccgtagtcacatcttcgaaccggagcgtcagtcggccttctttgcccatgtccaaatcaccggaaccgattttctctcatctttccttcaatttcggctactcctactttacctcggatatcctcattctcaatcttatcctttctcgtgtgccgacacatcccacgaagcatcctcatctccgctacacccattttgtgtacgtgttgatgtttcaccgcccaacattctgtgccatacaacatcgctggccttattgccatcctataaaattttcccttgagcttcagtggcctacgacgatcacacaacacgccggatgcactcttacacttcatccatccagctcgtattctatagttgagatctccatctaattctccgttctcttgcaagatagatcctaggtagcgaaaacggtcgctttttgtgatcttcgctagattgctccggtcattagtgtggataagtatataaatggatagagataggaaagcaaacacaagatgtacgtggttcacccagattggctacgtccacggaatagaagagttctcattaattgtgaagggtttacacaagtacataggtttaagctctcctttagtgagtacaagtgaatgatttagtacaaatgacattagagtacaaatgacattaggaaatattgtgggagaatgatctcgtaatcacgaaacttctaagtatcggagtgtggtatcatcttgacttgccttatctgtctcataggtagatgtggcagcttctctggaagtactcttcctccatccaggggtggtatctttaactggtggagatgcacaaggtaatgtatcaatttcacttgaagcttacttgtagtttcaggcttggtcaagcgcgatacaaaccatgtagtaggagtcccccaagtcgctgagctaggggatctgctgaaagaggtgacagacaaggtaagcaatcagagctccggctgattgttcaccttctccccatcttgcagcagcatgaaggataaagagaagaaaaatgagaatagatgatatgggatacttttgcttttgaagaagtaactttccacaggcttattcttgaactgagctggagggttttctggtttcctccagagtataaggccgactgaagaatttaagggtcaaaacaagtcaatcaaatctagaatacgttcgaccctgctgatatgggatacttttgcttttgacagagtaatggatgtataggcacgtgtgctgttacgcttgtctccacatgcttccttgtatcctttgcacttgccctatctgttcctcaagcagatgcggtatcttccctggaaacataagatgttgaagatgagtactcgagagcaatgccaggtaagtaatcaggtaaggggttccaggcagtcagttcctggttgggagcttgatttcaagtgctgactgatttctctctttctccttgtcttgcaggtaaaaacaaggccaaaggaaaagacagggaaaaagcatgatatgggatactcttgcttttaaccctgatgatatgagatattcttgctctagtatagcttgtttgcagaggtattatcggggggaaagaaagctgaatatttcgaaaggcttcgttgggagtgccctctaagatatgaggaagggttaagcatttttgcaggtctgcctgtccgttggggatggaggtcgacatatataggagtctccctaacaacaagtagtaatgctattcctttaccctgcttggtcatagcacggtagtgggagctgccagcttcacatgttttaactctgttagagcactttgaaaaagtggtatgtggtatctggctctcgagattcggagaacgatgcttctacgatttttgagaaagcaatcatgctgggggtctggctttcgagattcggggagcagtgtctcttcgatttttgagaaagtaatcatgttgggagtctggctctcgagattcggagggcggtgcctcttcgattttttagtaagcaatcttgttgggagtgttttctcggatgtgagtaaaggttgggcatgtttgctagtctaccttgccacgaggcacagaggttgacacacagggactttccaattatccaacagtggtactgttcctttacccttgtgggtaataatatggtagctagaccttcaaaatttatgtgtctaaactttgttagtgctgtttctttgctattcttttacctttcttggtcagagcgatgtagtgggagctgcaagcttcacgtgctcaactttggcagagactttggcaaagttatctgtggtacccatgagctattgttgcgtgtgggaagtgggtgattgaacagtaagattcatgtgctttcgacttcaccagaagtcttcgacggaatgcccataatttccgcaaagctgagtgtgcgtgtgacaggtgctgacaaggctagaaaagtaggtgcctcttcgatttctgagatcggccctcgtgatctctgagcagcccagcttttgagaaagcgagcgcctcttcgattgattcggagaacgatgcctcttcgattttttagaaagcaatcatgctgggggtctggctctcgagattcggggagcagtgtttcttcgatttttgagaaagtaatcatgttgggagtctggctctcgagattcggagggcggtgcctcttcgattttggagcaagcaatcttgttggaagtgttttctcgaatgtgagtaaaggttgggcatgtttactagtctaccttgccacgaagcacagaggttgacacacagagactttccaattatccagcaatggtactgttcctttaccctctcttcgatttttgagaaagtagtcatgttgggattctggctctcgagattcggaggacggtgcctcttcgattttggagcaagcaatcttattgggagtgttttctcgaatgtgagtaaaggttgggcatgtttgctagtctaccttgccacgaggcacagaggttgacacacagggactttccaattatccagcagtggtactgttcctttacccttgtgggtaataatatggtagctagaccttcaaaatttatgggtctaaactttgttagtgctgtttctttgctatttttttacccttcttggtcagagcgatgtagtgggagctgcaagcttcacgtgctcaactttggcagagaactttggcaaagttatctgtggtacccatgagctattgttgcgtgtgggaagtgggtgattggacagtaagattcatgtgttttctacttccccagaagtcttcgacagaatacccataatttccgcaaagctgagtgtgcgtgtgacaggtgctgacaaggctggaaaagtaggtgcctcttcgatttctgagatcggccctcgtggtctctgaggagcccagcttttgaaaaaacgagtgcctcttcgatttctgagatcggctttcatggtctttgagcagcccaacttttgagaaagcaaacacctcttcgatttatgagatcaccctcgtggtctctaagcagcccagcttttgagaaagcaaacgcctcttcgatttctgagcaggcgcctcttcgatgtctgaagctctgtcgagtgcagctttttataggggctggcattaagttccaaagcacacttgaatctccaccagtataagctccattcttgcacttctaagatcttgatttgtccgacttcttctctcttcaacacctttgaaaatgtctggcccctccgaccgtcgttttgacttgaaccttgttgaagaggcagccccgccttctccagacaacatatggcgcccatccttcgtctcccctactggtcctcttaccgttggggattccatgatgaagaatgatatgaccgctgcggtggtggccaggaaccttctcactcccaaagataacagactactttccaaacggtctgatgagttagctgttaaggattcgctggctctcagtgttcagtgtgcaggttctgtgtctaatatggcccaacgcctatttgctcgaacccgccaagttgaatcattggcggccgaagtgatgagtctcaaacaggagattagagggctcaagcatgagaataaacagttgcaccggctcgcacatgactatgctacaaacatgaagaggaagcttgaccagatgaaggaaactgatggtcaggttttacttgatcatcagagatttctggggctgtaccgcgtaatgaagctccaaatgatcaacctctgatgcctcctccttctagggttctgtccagtactgaggctccgaatgatcccccttcgatgccttctctttctggggctctaccgactgctgagacttctcctaagcaacctttgtgaaggctccatcttgtttgtttattttgactcatgtatatgtacatatttgtagcttatcggggatatcaataaataagttttccttcatttcaacgtattgtgttaaatacaccaaagccttcttcgctaagttctttgaattttcttttgttgaagcttgtatgttgaagctttctgagtggagcatgtaggttggggtagtgttcccttaattttccgagtgaggaaaacttctcggttggagacttggaaaatccaagtcactgagtaggatcggctatatgaatcttagaacgccattgtgctcggtcctgtgtcatgtccttcgttagatccaagtactctaggtcttttcttagagtctcttccaaagttttcctaggtcttcctctaccccttcggccctgaacctctgtcccatagtcgcatcttctaatcgaagcgtcagtaggccttctttgcacatgtccaaaccaccgtaaccgattttctctcatctttccttcaatttcggctactcctactttaccccggatatcctcattcctaatcttatcctttctcgtgtgcccacacatccaacgaagcatcctcatctccgctacacccattttgtgtacgtgttgatgcttcaccgcccaacattctgtgccatacagcatcgccggccttattgccgtcctataaaatttttccttgagcttcagtggcatacggcggtcacacaacacaccagatgcactcttccacttcatccatccagcttgtattctatggttgagatctccatctaattctccgttcttttgcaagatagatcctaggtaacgaaaacggtcgctctttggtatttcttgatcttcgatcctcacccctaactcgttttggcctccatttgcactgaacttgcactccatatattctgtctttgatcggcttaggcgaagacctttagattccaacacttctctccaaaggttaagctttgcatttaccccttcctgagtttcatctatcaacactatatcgtctgcgaaaagcatacaccaaggaatatcatcttgaatatgtcctgttaactcatccattaccaacgcaaaaaggtaaggacttaaggatgagccttgatgtaatcctacagttatgggaaagctttcggtttgtccttcatgagttcttacagcagtctttgctccttcatacatatcctttatagaaTAACTAAAAAGATGCAATCAATCTGACTAAATGAATGTAGCTACGGATATGTCAAAAGATCAGTGCAAATATACCTATTCGTGATGCCACAGAGTTTCGTATTACAAGATAAGCTTTACAAGAAACTGACCATAGGCCCCCAATTCATCCAACATATGAACAAACGAAAGAATCGTTGAGTTCCAAGAAGAAGAACTAAACAGCAAAACAGAAGCGAAACGTGTTAATTTGATGTGTTAAACATCTCAAGAGTGGAGTAATTCGATTTCTGATCACTTAAAACTACTTCTTGGAAGTGTTGTCTAGTAACTCATGCTTCTCTAAACCACTTTATTGATGAACATCTCCATCTTATAGACCTGTGCAAGTCCAAAATCCGCTAATGCCATCTGCAGAATTTGTTAAGCAATTTCATCCTGCTTGAGCATATAATCATCGTATGGCCGGCTGCCACCAGCGTCTCGCATAGCCTTCCTATTAAGTTCGTCAATCATGCACATATAGTTCAGACCAATGAGAAGCTCTGTAATTGCATCTTCAGTTTTAGCCTGACTTGCAAAGTAAAGGGTCTGGACCAGAAGCACATTTGTCTTGGAAACTTCCTGCTGCTTCACAATATTGCGGTCAGAATGCCACCGTATCATGTTATGGGCGAGTGGAGCAAGCCATCCCAAGATCTGCTCCATTGCTCGATTCCACTCTCCTGCAAGGGCAGGATTATACACAGATGAGCCCATAGTTTTGGCATATGACTTTAGTCTAGCTCTCAGAGCAGCTCTTATGGTTGTGGTCAACATATTGTAAAGATTAGATCTTTCGTCAAGGCTGATCAAGTGAGGTGATGAAGCTATCTTTTCAATCAAAGCTATCACATATGCGTAATGGAGAGCTAGAGCAGCATCGCCAAGGGTAGATGGTGGAGCATTCAATAGTGTGCATTTTGAACTGAACAGGGACAGTTTAGAATAGATGCCGTGGCTGAAAGATTGAGAACCCATATGCGTGTACTTTAAGTTATCAAAATGTTTGATACCGGTACTTCTCAACCTCATAGAACCACCCATATCTGGCTTGCAGCTCTCAAGAACAGGAGAATTGCTTCCACCTGTCACACATTCTTTAAAAGACCGAACATGAGCAAACCGTTTGGGTTTTAGATGGGAATAACTTCCATGTTGGATGGATGACTGGTGATGAGCTTGCCGCTGCTTGTTTGTTATATTCTTGCCAGCATTAAGCCTCGGCTTTGTAAGAGTCCTCCCAAGAGGTCCAGAATAGAACCCACATGGATTACCATCAGATGGATGAACGGAAGAGTGCATAAGAGCAGAAAATGAATGACTGCGGGAAAGACAAACAGAATTGATAACTTCAGAGCTATCCATTCCCTCTCCCAAAGCCATTTGATTAAATCCAAAGACCAGCTTTATCCTCTCTAACATTGTAAAAAGGGATCTTGCCAAAAGTCGGACAATGTAATCATACGTTCTACTCCAAGGAGACGTATCTTGTAAAATTTTCACTTCTTGACGCCGCCACATTACCTTCTGTTGAAACTCAAGCAATTTTACCCGATTTACTTCAGGATTAGCGCGCATTCTCCTCAGAGTTTGCTCAAGCTCTGCCAGCACTTCCAGCTCCTGCGATAATTGCATTGTAGCCTCAACaaatttctccattttcttcactttcctctccattttgctccacctGTAAGCCCATCCAAGCCACTGAAAACCATTCTCGACAGGGTCCTCGAAAATTTCTTCAAAACGGTGATACACAGGGTCAGTGCACTTCTTCCCAAGCCTGACGACAGAAATTGCCAGATATCCCAAATCCTCAATTATCTCATTCAGTGCAAGTTCCATCAAGTAATCATCGTTGTCAGACACAAGCCTTCTGACCCCAATCAAGTTAACAATCTCTTCCCTCAACCTAAGCATCTCATTCTCACTCACACTATTCCATAAATTAACCATCTTTAACATCAACCCCGCAACTTCAAATGCCAGAATTCCAATCACTGGCTTGTCAGCCTCCGCCAAACGACTCCATGAGAACCTCAAACTACCAATCCAGGACCCAGAGACTATCTCACCCCCCATTTAAGCACATACACCTCAAAGTGCGAAACTAACCCTAATCAGAAACCTCAGTAGATCCCTTTCCTGTCCCAAAAAAAGAAGTACAACTATATTATATTgttaaacacaaaacaaaatcacAATTTCTTGACCCCcaaaaaacacagaaatttcaTGGAATCAACCCTAAATCCCATAATATATCTTAGCTCAATAGTAAAACCATACACAAATATAAAACAATCATGGCTTTAACCCTTCATTTGGTTGCTTGTTAAGACATTAAATAcccaaaaatcaaataaagaaaGTGATAATTTCCCGGGTCCAAAACACAAGAATTACAACATTTTCTTACCAACCAAACAGCCCTCACAGATTCAAACATCAATACACTAACACAAGCATATACACTGGTACTAACGCTGTGCATACTTACAGTTACAGTAGGAAGAACACTCACCGTTTTACTCGAACAAGCTTGACATTGATCTGAAGCGCAGAATTAAACAAACATGGCTGAGCTacagaaagagaggaaggaggaggaaggtTTGAGCGTTTGGGGGTTGGAGTGGGAGGGAGTGCGTAGGTTTTGACCGTACGCTCCACCTGCGTACAAATAGCCGCGCCCGCAACGCGGAGAAAAACAGGGGAGACAAATCTTAAGTCGAAAAGAGTCCGAAACGAGTCGTAACCGGTCCAATCGAGGTGAAAAACAGGATATTACGTTGCCCCTTGTGGAATACCAATGGTCCGGTTCTTTTCATTTCTAATATTATTTTTAGGgggttttaacaaaacactcttaGTACtcttcatttttaacgaaaaatcatatttatacatttctctgttactattcactatacctttaaaaagggcttttcattaaaaatgaagtttttttggatttttcgttagttttcctttatttttattaGAGCAATTCCACACTTAAATACTCTGTAGGCCAGAGGTAATTCAATTCCTTCAAGTGAACCGTAACTGTTTTTAGTGGACAGTAACTGCCTAATCTCTACTTCTAAATTGAATAGCCTAGAATATTGGTATTAAAATATTACTATGATTTAGTAcaagataattttatttttaatttcgaataataataaaatattggttgaaagtatttgaaaatattgaaatatggTGTTAGGTGGAAAAActtggttaggtatttatagaaaaaaaaaaatatatatatatatatacatatatatatatatatatatttcattttttgtattttttattaatcttttttgtattttaatttttttatataatttttaattattttttaattgtggCTGTCAGCCTTGCGTCACATAGCCTAGGGGCTGGCCCTGTCGACTCCTGCCTGGAGGAACAACAGGGAGcccaatgaattttttttttttttaataaaccaTATTATCTACCTTAAGAGGTGAGGGAGTGGGCAGCTTGAAGGGTTTTTAGGTGGGGAAATGGATTTAATTGACTATACCTCTAGGGGATTTTTTTGGGCTAGTGCTCAAAGGgagttcataatttttttaacaaacaatattatttacactaaggccatcttcaacccttagaattttaggttttaaaatAACTCAATCATTCTCCAATGGTTGCGcttaaaataagttttttaagttaaaacctaaaatttgagcAAATATAACCCATAATTTAAACTTAGGATAAAATTGCATGCATTAGCACTCCTAAACAACTCTTATATTAAAGATTAAAGGCTTATTCTTAAACCATTAAATGTGCCGACAATTCTTAAACCATTGAATGTGCCAACAATATCAAGAACCGAAGGATAAGTTGAACAACCTAAATATACCAAAATACGTATCCAAAATTTTAGATACTTGATGTCATCTTTTATTCTATGATCCTAAcatattcttattttttatgaggaaaaaaataaaaacatgtatgttatttatataataaatgtgACATTGTCAAGGCAAAATTAAGTATATTTTTGGATGATTTGGTTGGTGGGTTGATAGGGACGTGTAGTTGCGAGTGGGTGTTCTTGGACATGGGTGGTTTGTGGTTGGCAAGAGCATTGGGCATTTCACTGTGGGGTTGCGTTGGGCCGCCAGTGATCGAGGCCGACAACAacaaagaagaaacaaagaaagggTGTTTTGCATTGTTGAATGTTGAATGTTTTTGTGTGTTAGTATGCTGGTTTTGTTGTTAGTGAATTGTGTTTGGGGTATTTCCAGGCGAATATAATTGTCACCTAAGATAAAATTTGATTAACTTTCCTCTTCTAAACTGGAGATATTATAAGGATGAGAATcttctccggatcctctttgtgaggattttgggGATCACTTCATCGTGTCTGTTTATGTGCGGTTATTTTTCGTCAGGTATTATTTGtgatcaattttaaataaaaaattcaaaataatttatggcCGTATAATGACAGATGAACTGAAATGATGAAGTGATTCTCAaaatccccacaaagaggatccggatagGATCCTATTCCATATTATAATGAGAGGGTGTGCAAT
Proteins encoded in this region:
- the LOC126593748 gene encoding protein PSK SIMULATOR 1-like — encoded protein: MGGEIVSGSWIGSLRFSWSRLAEADKPVIGILAFEVAGLMLKMVNLWNSVSENEMLRLREEIVNLIGVRRLVSDNDDYLMELALNEIIEDLGYLAISVVRLGKKCTDPVYHRFEEIFEDPVENGFQWLGWAYRWSKMERKVKKMEKFVEATMQLSQELEVLAELEQTLRRMRANPEVNRVKLLEFQQKVMWRRQEVKILQDTSPWSRTYDYIVRLLARSLFTMLERIKLVFGFNQMALGEGMDSSEVINSVCLSRSHSFSALMHSSVHPSDGNPCGFYSGPLGRTLTKPRLNAGKNITNKQRQAHHQSSIQHGSYSHLKPKRFAHVRSFKECVTGGSNSPVLESCKPDMGGSMRLRSTGIKHFDNLKYTHMGSQSFSHGIYSKLSLFSSKCTLLNAPPSTLGDAALALHYAYVIALIEKIASSPHLISLDERSNLYNMLTTTIRAALRARLKSYAKTMGSSVYNPALAGEWNRAMEQILGWLAPLAHNMIRWHSDRNIVKQQEVSKTNVLLVQTLYFASQAKTEDAITELLIGLNYMCMIDELNRKAMRDAGGSRPYDDYMLKQDEIA